Proteins encoded together in one Pontiella desulfatans window:
- a CDS encoding autotransporter-associated beta strand repeat-containing protein encodes MKKTMRMIGLGMLACVCAQTVAYGLDRQWTGTDTTNNKLMTRNQNWVGVRPIAGDYISFTSASIGWNKPNMNDDFLTELLRARTSLAQDITMEGGASNNLRLRSTSGLAIENNSGQLLWIDFSGSLRQDNDIFSTSVNASEVTWRTAGSNSVLKVTPGSITLECDLLLDVDGISSMEIGSSISGYATAKGWDITKIGTGTLTLSGSSILTGYTTISQGTLQLGANQPIGGNSDLVFADGTTLKTGGYDGDFDKVDVSGTVIVDFENVGTSQISFKDSSAVAWGTPALNITNFTDGVDSVRFGTDANGLTPTQLAGITVNGVSGYALDSDGYLALPVPADEQEWVGGTNTDWHIAANWASNSVPGAAGVAIFDAAFASSNSQPTVTSNAVVDELRVLAPEQDVEITVASSATLGVAQASINMANAASNLTIFGEGAFVQLPGTESDPLWDVASTNGGDLAIDTDSFVISNGVALTINVDALRTVDIQTSADVSTASVTKTGEGLLILGGSNGWSGDTTISGGTLQLTADNALSSDSAVVFSDGTTLEAEGVSGSFSTLEINGSVTFDLDGAGTNALAFADSSGVAWGSTLVITNYTDGVDSIRFGTNSTALTEAQLADITLNGEGNLVLDESGYLVVGPVPVGDVALGTVSGVGVSLAWGSVVGQGYEVQYKTNLLDAVWMSYTNLAGTGGELSVTSSVVNAAEFYRIESAFSE; translated from the coding sequence ATGAAAAAAACAATGCGAATGATAGGGCTGGGCATGCTGGCATGCGTATGTGCGCAAACGGTGGCATACGGACTCGATCGGCAATGGACGGGCACAGATACGACGAATAACAAACTGATGACCCGGAATCAGAACTGGGTCGGTGTGCGACCGATCGCAGGAGATTATATTTCATTCACCTCAGCATCGATTGGATGGAACAAACCGAATATGAACGATGATTTTCTGACGGAGCTTCTCCGGGCCAGAACGTCGTTGGCTCAGGATATCACCATGGAAGGCGGTGCTTCTAATAATCTGCGCCTTCGCTCGACAAGTGGGCTTGCGATTGAAAACAACAGTGGACAGCTGTTATGGATCGATTTTAGCGGGAGTTTGCGGCAGGACAACGATATTTTCAGCACTTCAGTCAATGCTTCCGAGGTAACGTGGCGGACTGCTGGTTCGAATAGTGTGCTTAAGGTAACTCCCGGCAGCATCACGCTGGAGTGCGATCTTTTGCTGGACGTTGACGGAATCTCATCCATGGAGATCGGGAGCTCTATAAGTGGTTACGCTACTGCCAAAGGTTGGGATATCACAAAAATAGGAACCGGCACCCTGACCCTCAGCGGATCGAGTATTTTGACCGGCTATACGACTATTTCCCAAGGAACGCTTCAGTTGGGGGCAAACCAACCCATTGGCGGAAATTCGGATCTGGTTTTTGCCGATGGCACCACCCTGAAAACAGGTGGCTACGACGGCGATTTCGATAAAGTGGACGTCAGCGGAACCGTGATAGTCGATTTTGAAAACGTGGGAACCAGCCAGATTTCGTTTAAAGACAGCTCAGCCGTTGCCTGGGGCACTCCAGCCCTGAACATCACCAACTTTACGGATGGAGTCGATTCTGTTCGCTTCGGTACCGATGCCAACGGTTTGACACCCACCCAGCTGGCGGGCATCACGGTAAACGGTGTTTCGGGCTATGCCCTCGATAGCGATGGCTATCTTGCGTTGCCTGTCCCGGCAGACGAACAGGAGTGGGTCGGCGGAACGAATACCGATTGGCACATCGCAGCAAACTGGGCAAGCAACAGCGTGCCGGGTGCGGCCGGCGTCGCCATCTTCGATGCCGCTTTTGCTTCGAGCAATTCTCAGCCCACGGTTACATCGAACGCGGTTGTCGATGAGCTGCGGGTGCTCGCTCCCGAACAGGATGTGGAAATCACGGTGGCTTCCAGCGCCACGCTTGGCGTTGCCCAGGCATCCATTAACATGGCAAACGCTGCAAGCAACCTGACGATCTTCGGCGAAGGCGCATTCGTGCAGTTGCCCGGCACCGAGTCCGATCCGCTTTGGGACGTCGCCAGCACCAATGGCGGCGATTTGGCCATCGATACGGATTCGTTCGTAATCTCGAACGGCGTGGCCCTGACGATCAATGTGGATGCATTGCGCACGGTGGATATCCAGACTAGTGCCGACGTTTCCACGGCCAGCGTCACCAAGACGGGCGAAGGCCTCCTGATCCTCGGCGGTTCCAATGGATGGAGCGGCGACACGACGATCAGCGGGGGAACGCTTCAGCTGACAGCGGATAATGCCCTCAGTTCAGATTCGGCGGTTGTTTTCAGCGATGGAACCACACTTGAAGCCGAAGGGGTATCCGGTTCCTTCTCGACGCTCGAAATCAACGGAAGCGTGACCTTCGATCTGGATGGAGCCGGAACCAATGCCCTTGCGTTCGCCGACAGTTCCGGCGTTGCATGGGGCTCGACCCTGGTTATCACCAACTATACCGATGGCGTGGATTCGATCCGCTTCGGCACCAACAGCACGGCACTAACCGAAGCCCAGCTGGCGGACATCACCCTCAACGGGGAAGGAAACCTGGTTCTGGATGAAAGCGGCTATCTGGTGGTTGGGCCGGTGCCGGTCGGGGATGTTGCGTTGGGAACCGTTTCCGGCGTTGGCGTATCCCTTGCGTGGGGCAGCGTGGTTGGCCAGGGTTATGAGGTGCAGTACAAGACCAATCTACTGGATGCGGTTTGGATGTCATACACCAACCTCGCGGGAACCGGCGGGGAGCTGTCGGTCACCTCCTCCGTCGTGAATGCCGCGGAGTTCTACCGGATTGAATCGGCATTTTCCGAGTAG
- a CDS encoding Ig-like domain-containing protein: protein MRNCVCSMLLCAAILLAGVSKAAKTTGNVKVLCVRVLFKDYKNPPSLSTITNRIRGAETQFEKFSFGKMDVTYDTVTVTLPNNRGTYTAGALASAAENKVPGSGNYDIVVFFHGGHASGNKAIVGGSRVWTTNGGSLIHEMGHCFGWGHQSRWTSSNSNPISDGGKLDNDVYQFMKTGTIDPGPARKWGAKWISDRYNFTATADLDRTVRLYAFDQKNMDPANSKRTIRVQRTTGTKKFFWLGFRATQLNNYDSNVKNNHLRQGVVFYWERSNASPVLLDMHPNTGGVNDHSLQPGETYADKVGDVYITNLGRGGTSPNEYVDVQVKRGEFPGNQAPVPTWNAPYSVLKGEPYTFVVTPNDPDGDPVACMWKTASSAIPVNTSSNSITKSWDSTGTKKVSVVVSDMKGKTATLTRNVEVVDAYPVSQWTGEGEDAVWNTTSNWLSGAEPSTKLDIVSFNGLFSGVNQPLIDGAGVVQRLVKQVRLDPVLNRDVAITLSDTNSLLRIYGGGIDMSSTTRSLDVVGDGEVRLNAFQSWTVATGAALTVAAELNMNNKGLRIDGNGTVVLSGGITGGGALVKGGQGVLELGGSLVEAESIVVDEGSLSLGNSSIKSCSLPGDLRVDGTLRIDADPAATVNCDHFNVAGELAGTGRLHVSVQGGGSFTNGQLFQVFNKAFPNGNLLAIEPTVPAPGFVWANRLAIDGTIAAVSAPPAGTFDAWTKVVSGVLDPSAKFEADPNGDGIKNGMAYFLGASLAMNDSTGLLPQWNYNPGTNAAFSVTYRRLDEATNQIYSAIEYTTNLTDWILAVDGQDGIVETIDDDFFGAGIDRVTVCLCDGLAPGGELFGRLVVLDRMSPAVVLPHYGAWAAGLGLTGPDADPTRDVDGDGDTNVKEFLSGADPRNPFNNGAQFTRGTVSHVSGLAGGFYGILGDDGIRYDPHSSLPPELRVDGIRVMFQARRPLGAVCIHAWGAIVEILEVQEL from the coding sequence ATGAGAAACTGTGTATGCAGTATGTTGTTGTGTGCCGCCATTTTGTTGGCGGGCGTCAGTAAGGCCGCCAAGACGACGGGGAACGTGAAGGTGCTCTGCGTCCGCGTCTTGTTCAAGGACTACAAGAATCCCCCCTCGCTTTCGACCATAACCAACCGAATCCGGGGTGCGGAAACCCAGTTCGAGAAGTTTTCCTTCGGCAAGATGGATGTCACCTACGACACGGTGACCGTCACCTTGCCCAACAACCGCGGTACCTATACTGCGGGAGCGCTCGCCTCCGCCGCCGAAAACAAGGTGCCCGGCAGTGGGAACTACGACATTGTCGTATTTTTCCATGGCGGCCATGCGTCGGGAAACAAGGCTATTGTCGGCGGAAGCCGGGTATGGACGACCAATGGCGGTTCGCTGATCCACGAGATGGGGCACTGCTTCGGATGGGGGCACCAAAGCCGTTGGACGTCGAGCAACTCCAATCCGATCAGCGATGGCGGCAAGCTCGACAATGATGTCTACCAGTTTATGAAGACCGGAACGATCGATCCGGGCCCGGCTAGGAAGTGGGGTGCCAAATGGATCTCCGACCGCTACAACTTTACCGCCACCGCAGATCTGGATCGAACCGTGCGGCTCTATGCCTTCGACCAGAAAAACATGGATCCGGCCAACAGCAAGCGCACCATACGGGTTCAGCGCACCACCGGAACCAAAAAATTCTTCTGGCTCGGCTTCCGCGCCACGCAACTCAACAACTATGATTCGAATGTAAAGAACAACCATCTCCGCCAAGGCGTAGTCTTCTATTGGGAGCGCAGCAACGCCAGTCCGGTGCTGCTGGACATGCATCCGAATACGGGAGGGGTCAACGACCATTCCCTCCAGCCCGGCGAGACGTATGCCGACAAGGTCGGCGATGTCTACATCACCAACTTGGGCCGTGGGGGGACGTCGCCCAACGAATATGTCGATGTCCAAGTCAAGCGCGGCGAGTTCCCCGGCAACCAGGCGCCGGTGCCAACGTGGAACGCGCCCTATTCCGTATTGAAAGGCGAACCCTACACGTTTGTGGTGACACCCAACGATCCCGACGGTGATCCCGTCGCCTGCATGTGGAAGACCGCGTCGTCGGCCATTCCGGTGAACACCAGCTCCAACTCCATCACCAAGTCGTGGGACAGCACCGGAACGAAAAAGGTGAGTGTTGTGGTTTCCGACATGAAGGGCAAGACCGCCACGCTGACGCGCAATGTCGAAGTGGTGGACGCCTATCCCGTTTCGCAATGGACGGGCGAGGGGGAAGATGCCGTTTGGAACACGACCTCGAACTGGCTTTCCGGCGCGGAGCCCTCCACGAAGCTCGACATCGTTTCGTTCAACGGTTTGTTCAGTGGTGTCAACCAGCCGTTGATCGACGGAGCCGGTGTCGTGCAACGCTTGGTCAAGCAGGTGCGGCTCGACCCCGTTCTGAATCGGGATGTCGCCATCACGCTTTCCGATACCAACAGTCTGCTGCGGATCTATGGCGGCGGCATCGACATGTCGTCAACCACCCGCTCCCTTGATGTGGTCGGCGATGGCGAAGTGCGCCTGAATGCCTTCCAGTCCTGGACGGTGGCGACCGGTGCCGCATTGACCGTGGCGGCGGAACTCAACATGAACAACAAGGGGCTGCGCATCGACGGCAACGGAACGGTAGTTCTATCCGGCGGAATCACGGGGGGCGGTGCTCTGGTGAAGGGGGGGCAGGGGGTGCTCGAACTGGGCGGCTCGCTCGTAGAAGCGGAAAGCATTGTTGTTGATGAAGGATCGCTTTCGCTGGGGAACTCCAGTATTAAATCATGCTCCCTGCCCGGCGACCTGAGGGTGGACGGAACCCTGCGGATCGATGCCGATCCGGCGGCAACGGTGAACTGCGATCATTTTAATGTGGCCGGCGAATTGGCCGGAACCGGAAGGCTTCATGTTTCTGTTCAGGGCGGTGGTTCCTTTACTAATGGCCAGCTCTTTCAGGTGTTTAACAAAGCGTTCCCGAATGGAAACTTGCTAGCGATTGAGCCGACGGTTCCCGCGCCGGGCTTCGTATGGGCCAACCGGCTGGCGATTGACGGAACGATTGCCGCCGTTTCCGCGCCGCCTGCCGGAACATTCGACGCCTGGACAAAAGTCGTTTCAGGTGTGCTTGATCCTAGTGCAAAATTCGAGGCCGACCCGAACGGCGACGGCATCAAGAACGGCATGGCCTATTTCCTCGGTGCATCCCTGGCCATGAACGACTCAACCGGCTTGCTGCCGCAATGGAATTATAACCCCGGAACCAACGCCGCGTTTTCCGTGACCTACCGCCGTCTGGACGAAGCCACCAACCAGATCTATTCCGCCATCGAATACACCACCAACCTGACCGACTGGATTCTCGCCGTCGATGGGCAGGACGGCATTGTTGAAACGATCGATGACGATTTCTTCGGCGCGGGGATCGACCGCGTTACGGTTTGCCTGTGCGACGGCCTTGCTCCGGGCGGGGAACTCTTCGGGCGGCTCGTGGTGCTCGATCGCATGTCGCCTGCGGTGGTCTTGCCGCATTACGGCGCATGGGCCGCGGGGCTGGGGCTCACCGGCCCCGATGCCGACCCGACGCGCGATGTGGACGGGGACGGCGATACGAACGTGAAAGAGTTTCTCAGTGGTGCCGATCCCCGGAATCCCTTCAACAATGGTGCCCAGTTCACGAGGGGAACCGTCTCGCATGTCAGTGGGCTCGCGGGCGGGTTCTACGGCATCCTGGGGGATGACGGGATTAGGTATGATCCGCACAGTTCGTTGCCGCCGGAACTCAGGGTCGACGGCATTAGGGTGATGTTCCAGGCGCGCCGCCCCTTGGGCGCAGTATGCATTCATGCATGGGGAGCCATTGTTGAGATTCTTGAAGTACAGGAGCTGTGA
- a CDS encoding choice-of-anchor R domain-containing protein: MKKQTIIAVALFGMAAGQVPAELLVGTTTNTTITAPVAIGDFGLGADYPILQARSFSTGAACSLTGLFFGANLYHESGLGGISFSIYTDSTSQPGSLVAGGLNLFSATSATIGNVLAPGASLALDANTAYWLVASVDQTLGSTTYKWNQTDSAAFESDFAGTGMPLAYANGTDGTSWANYSGSSMAMEIHAVPEPGTISLMGLGFFGSLLARRRRTRKSRSREFELPEYTRPFLEEETERPLDQSALY, from the coding sequence ATGAAAAAGCAAACGATTATTGCAGTGGCGCTCTTTGGAATGGCAGCCGGGCAGGTGCCGGCCGAACTGTTGGTTGGAACGACGACCAATACCACGATTACGGCACCTGTCGCAATCGGAGATTTCGGGCTTGGGGCGGATTATCCGATCCTTCAGGCACGCTCTTTCTCCACCGGGGCGGCGTGCAGTTTGACGGGACTGTTTTTCGGGGCAAACCTATACCACGAGAGCGGTTTGGGCGGAATCAGTTTTTCGATATACACCGACAGCACCAGTCAACCGGGTAGTCTTGTCGCTGGAGGACTCAACCTCTTTTCGGCGACGTCGGCAACCATTGGGAACGTGCTGGCCCCCGGGGCCTCGTTGGCGCTTGACGCCAATACCGCCTATTGGCTTGTGGCCTCGGTTGACCAAACGTTGGGAAGCACGACCTATAAGTGGAACCAGACGGACTCCGCCGCGTTTGAATCCGATTTTGCCGGGACTGGAATGCCGTTGGCTTATGCCAACGGCACCGATGGAACCTCCTGGGCCAATTACAGCGGTTCATCCATGGCCATGGAGATCCATGCGGTTCCGGAACCCGGAACCATTTCGCTGATGGGACTCGGATTTTTCGGGAGTCTTCTGGCTCGTCGGCGCCGCACCCGCAAGAGTCGCTCCCGCGAATTCGAACTGCCCGAATATACGCGTCCGTTTCTTGAGGAGGAAACGGAGCGGCCATTGGACCAGTCGGCGTTGTATTAG